In Risungbinella massiliensis, the genomic stretch TACATTGTTCGCAAGGGACATAGACATCTGGCAAGAAGTGCATCTCGATCTTGATGATCCCATCACCACGACACGCTTCACAACGACCGCCCTTTACGTTAAAACTAAAGCGACCTTTTTGATAACCTCTTACTTTCGCTTCCTGTGTTTTGGCAAAGACATCTCGTATATCATCAAAAACACCAGTATAAGTCGCTGGATTACTTCTTGGTGTCCGGCCAATGGGGGACTGATCAATATTGATTACCTTATCAAGATGATCCAAACCTTTAATCTCTTTATGTTTCCCTGGCAATACTTTGGAGCGATGTAATTGACGTGACAGAGATTTGAGTAGAATCTCATTGACTAGTGTACTTTTCCCTGATCCTGAAACACCGGAAACGACCGTAAAGATACCAAGGGGAATGCGCACCGATACATTTCGGAGATTATTCTCACTTGCTTTGATAATCTCCAACCATTTGCCATTCGGTTCTTTTCTCTCCGTTGGTAGAGGGATAAATTTCTTGCCAGATAGATACTGTCCAGTCAATGAATTCGGATTCTCCATCACTTCCTGAGGAGTCCCCGCTGCAATCACTTGTCCTCCATGTGCACCTGCACCAGGACCGATGTCTAAGATGTAATCCGCTGCCATCATAGTATCTTCATCATGCTCTACTACAATCAAGGTATTTCCTAGATCTCTCATCTTCTCTAACGTTTGAATTAATCTTGTATTATCTCGCTGATGGAGACCAATACTTGGCTCATCCAAAATATAGAGCACTCCCATAAGGCTTGAACCGATCTGTGTAGCCAGACGAATACGTTGTGCCTCTCCTCCAGACAATGTGCCAGCTGCTCGATTTAACGTGAGATAGTCTAGTCCCACATTGACCAAAAACCCAAGTCTTGCGCGAATCTCTTTGAGGACTTGTCTTGCGATCTGCTCCTCTTTTTCCGTTAAGCGAATCTGCTCACAAAACTCAAGTGCTTCCGAAATCGACATCTTGGTTACTTGATCGATATTTTTCTCCCCGATAAGCACATGGAGCATCTCTTTTTTGAGCCTAGCACCTTTACATGCAGGACAAGGCTTGATACTCATATAGGTCTCCATTTGCTCTCGAATCATCTCAGAAGCAGTCTCTTTATATCGACGTTCTAGATTGTGGACTACCCCTTCAAATTGTGTGTTGGTATTCCGAGAAAATCCCATATCATTGGTATAGTGAAACGGAAACTTTTCCTTCGATCCATAGAGAATCAAATCTTGCTGTTTTTTGGATAAAGTCTCAAATGGTGCATCATAATCAATCTCAAAATGCTTGCACACAGCCTGAAGAAGCTGTGGATAATAAGTACTTGTAGAAGAAGACCAAGGTTCGATGGCCCCCTTTGCTAAGGAAAGCGTTTCATCTGGAACCATCAGTCCTGGATCAATCTCCATTCGATGACCAATTCCATCACAAGTAGTACAAGCACCAAATGGACTATTAAACGAGAACATACGGGGAGAGAGCTCCGCGATCGAGTAACCACAAATGGGACAGGCAAGATTTTGACTAAAAAAGAGCTCTTCTTCTCCAATTACATCTACGAGAAGTTCCCCACCAGATAGTTTTAAAGCAGTCTCCATCGAATCAGCTAGACGTGTCTCGATTCCTTCTTTTACAACTATTCGATCGACTACCACTTCGATAGTGTGCTTTTTGTTTTTCTCTAGTTGGATTTCATCGTTCAATTCTTGCATCTCGCCATCAATTCGAACTCGCACAAAACCTTGTCTACCAATCTCTTGGAGAAGCTTGACATGTTCTCCTTTTCGCCCTTTCACTACAGGTGCTAGAATCTGTAGCTTACTACGCTCAGGTAATTCTAGTACCCGATCCACCATCTGTTGGATAGTCTGAGATTTGATCTCCGTACCATGTTCAGGACAAAAAGCATGACCGATTCTCGCAAACATAAGCCTCAAGTAATCGTAGATCTCGGTAACTGTTCCGACAGTTGATCTAGGGTTACGACTTGTTGTTTTTTGGTCAATGGAAATAGCCGGTGAGAGACCATCAATCGAGTCTACATCCGGCTTATCCATCTGACCGAGAAATTGCCTAGCATATGCAGAAAGAGACTCCACATAGCGGCGTTGTCCCTCTGCATAGATTGTGTCAAAAGCAAGAGAAGATTTTCCCGAACCACTTAAGCCTGTCACAACGACAAACTGATCCCGTGGAATTGTAACATCAATATTTTTTAGGTTATGAACTCTAGCACCACGTACTACAATATTTTCTTGAGCCATCTTTAAGCTCCCTCTGTTTTGAGTTCCAAAATCAAATCCCGTAACTCCGCTGCACGTTCAAACTGCAAGTCTTTTGCAGCTTGTTTCATCTCTTTCTCCATCTGCGTAATTGTCTTCTGACGCTCTGTTTTGTTCAACTTGTGTAACGGTTTAGTTGTACCATATTTCTCTTTGTCCTCTGCTACTTTGGTTGCTTCGATCACTTTGCGAATTTCTTTGCGAATGGTCTGTGGTGTAATACCATGTTCTGTATTATGACGCTCCTGAATCTCTCGTCGACGATTCGTTTCATCAATCGCAATCTTCATCGACTTGGTGATCTTATCCGCATACATGATCACTTGACCGTTTGCGTTACGAGCAGCACGGCCAATGGTCTGGATCAACGAACGTTCTGCACGCAAAAAGCCTTCTTTGTCCGCATCCAAAATAGCCACCAATGAAACTTCTGGCAAATCTAGCCCTTCTCGTAACAAGTTAATCCCGATCAACACATCAAACTCACCTAAACGTAAATCTCTCAAAATCTCCATTCGCTCGATTGTCTTAATATCAGAGTGGAGATAGCGAACTTTGATTCCAATCTCTTTCAGGTAGTCTGTTAGGTCTTCTGACATTTTTTTTGTTAGAGTGGTTACCAATACACGTTCATCTCGTTCAATCCGTTTATGAATCTCACTGATCAAGTCATCAATCTGCCCTTTGATCGGTCGAACCTGAATTTCTGGGTCTAATAGACCTGTAGGTCGAATAATCTGTTCGATAACATCAGGACTATGTTCTTGTTCAAACACACCTGGGGTTGCTGAAACAAAGACCAACTGATTGATCTTCTTTTCAAACTCTGGAAATTGAAGTGGCCTGTTATCTTTCGCTGATGGAAGACGAAATCCATGTTCAACCAAGACATTTTTACGAGCCTGATCCCCATTATACATACCATGAATCTGGGGAATCGTAACATGGGATTCATCCACCACGATCAAGAAATCATCTGGGAAAAAGTCGATCAATGTATAGGGAGGCTCACCTGGCTTATTACCTACCAAATGCCGTGAGTAGTTCTCAATCCCACTACAAAATCCTACTTCCCGCATCATTTCCATATCATAGCGGGTACGTTGTTCCAAACGTTGTGCCTCTAGCAACTTCCCATTCTCCCGAAATTCTGTCAAACGTTCTTCTAATTCAGCTTCAATGTTTTTTAGGGCACGTTCCATCACTTCTGGACTCGTTACATAGTGAGATGCTGGGAAAATGGCAACGTGTTCCCGATCGCCCAAGATCTCACCCGTCAATACATCAATCTCTCGGATCCGTTCAATTTCATCTCCAAAGAACTCTACTCGCACCGCTTGTTCACTTCGAGAAATAGGAAAAATCTCTACTACATCTCCCCGCACTCGGAATGTACCACGAGTAAAGTTAATATCATTACGCTCATATTGAATATCTACCAAATTACGCAAGATATCATTTCGGTCTTTCTCCATTCCTACACGCAGAGAAAGAACTAGATCCCGATATTCCGACGGTGAACCGAGCCCATAGATACAGGAAACGCTAGATACAATAATGACATCACGTCGCTCAAACAAAGCGCTAGTAGCAGAGTGACGTAATTTATCAATCTCGTCGTTAATGGATGAATCCTTCTCAATAAATGTATCTGTCTGAGGAATGTAAGCTTCTGGTTGGTAGTAATCATAATAACTTACAAAGTATTCCACCGCATTGTTTGGGAAAAACTCCTTTAACTCACCACATAACTGGGCAGCTAATGTCTTGTTATGGGCAATGACCAATGTAGGTTTGTTTACTTCCGCAATGGTATGAGCAATAGTAAAAGTCTTTCCTGTACCAGTCGCACCAAGTAACGTTTGGAATTTCTTCCCTTTCCGTATTCCAGATGTCAGTTTCTCAATCGCCTTTGGTTGGTCTCCTTGTGGCTGATAAGAAGAGACTAGCTGAAATTTCTGTTCCATGGATTGTTCACCTCTTTTCTCAATAAAAATTATTATAACACAATTGAGCCTTCGTATAGAACATTAGTTCCTATAAAACAAACCTCTATTAGTTGTATCTCCTCATCTTGATCATTAAGCTATCCAGTCCAAGGACCTGATAAATATCACATCTATTATATACCTATATTTTCCACTTAACAGAGGAAAAACACCTGCATTCACAAATAGAAGCAGGCGTTTTCGATGTGGTTAATCCGTTCTTTAGGGAGAAGACAAGGGTGGATTTATTGTGGAACTGGATCGTTTTGGAATTTTCCTAGCTGGAACTGCTCCTAAAATCCCTAGATCTTTCTCATCTTGTTCATCCAATACTTTCTGTAACAGGTGGCTATCTAGCTGTTCATCCAATATCTCCAGCTTACAAATCGTCGTTTTGGAGACAGCAGATCGTAGTTCTTGTTCAGACTGTACCAACTCTCCATTGACTCGATGAATAATATCTCCTGCCTTAATTCCTAATAGGTCGGCAGGGCTATTCGGAACTACTGCTATTACTTTTAGGCCCTTTTCATCCGAAACAAATAAGGGACGTCTTCTTTTCTCTTGGTATTTTCGAATTTGATAAAATGCTTCTGGCCCCAAAAATGCGAGAATAGTGGTAATCCAAAGAAACATGGAGTAGAAGCTACTCAAATATGTACATAACAAGAAAAAAAGCGCAAAACCAAGCGAGAGAGTGGAAGTAAGTCTCTTATTTTGTTTAGAGGGTTTACTCAGATTGTAAGTTGAATAACTAGCTATGATTGGGATCGGGAGCCATCCTGAACCGATGGGTAAGACAATCCCGAGTGGCCATAATGCACGAGTGGAAAATCCATTAACTGACTGTTCATCCTCTACTGTATGGATAAGCAGCTTTTCAAAATGTGTTCCATCCAGCCGAATGAGAAAAAACTTACAAAATGAAACACCCGCAGCAATCCAAAGCCAGTCAGAAAGAGTGAAACTGGAAAAAATCGCTAGAATTGTTGGATATTCCTCTTTTAGTAAAGGAATTTGGGAAAACCATTCTACAACTAACAAATGCAGCAGACCAAAAGTACCTACACTATACATAAGATCCGCAAATCTAGTTCTTGTCGTAGCCAAAAGTAACGTCAATAACCAAATTCCAAAGACCTCTTCTTTTTCGAAATGAAAGGCAAAGCTACTCAGAATTAGGGAAAGGACAAAACCGCTAACTAAGCTAATCAATATCATTCGTAACATCCGAGTAAATGGAGAGAACAAAGGTCTTCCAAACTGATGCCATTCTTCCATCGTTGCACGCAGTAATAGGAAGAGTGACAAAATTAGAGCTAGATACCACAAAGGCTCTTGAAAGATATAAAACCATTCTTTTCCTACCAGGAGCAATCTGTCTATCATGAAAGGCTTCAACTCCTAAAAAATACCTCTACTTGTTAGTAGAGGTATTTCGACGACTTTCCTGTTTTTCCCTTTTATTTCATGTTTTTCTTGATAGTTTGAATCGCCATTTGAAGTTGTGGATCTGATTTAGGGTCTTGGATGAACTTCTCAAAAGCGTCACGTAATCGATTGGACGTTTCCAGATCCACCTCTCCCGTTGCTGGAATTCCTGCAATTTGCTGGAACGATTTCACCGCATTTAATGTCCTTCCATCAAAATAGCCATCTTTGCGACCAGGATTGTAGCCTAAAGCATCTAAAATTACTTGTAGATTTTTCACTTGGGTCGAGTTTTCGTCTTGTCGAATTACCTTCGTTCCGACTGGTGGTGTCACGGTGTAATATTCTGGATAAGCGACTTCAATATTTGGCTTTACCCCTTTTGTTCCACCATGTTGATCGATCCATGTACCTTTTGGAGTCAGCCACTTCGCAATGGTCAACTTCAAATTACTTTGATCGGAGAAATCAATACCGCGTTGTACGGTTCCTTTTCCAAAGCTAGTCTCCCCAATTACTTGGTATCCACCAGATTCTTGGAAAGATGCTGCTAATATCTCCGAAGCACTAGCACTACCACGGTCAGTCAGAATGGTGATAGGATAAGGTTTCTTCTCCCCTTTTGCTATGTAAGTTTCCCGTTTCCCACTGCGATCTTCCGTCATCAAGATCGGTTTTTGGTTTGGTAATAATTTTTCGCCAATCTCTACTACTGCCTGCAGATAACCTCCTGGATTACCTCGAACATCGATCACAAGTCCTTTTATTTGCTGTTTCTCCAGATTCTCTAACTCTCGGAAAAAGTCAGAGGAAGTCTTTTCCCCGAATTGAGAGATCTCAATATATCCAATTTTATCTTGTAGCATCTTGGCTTCGATCGTTCGAATAGGAATTTCATCCCGTTGTACCGTGATCTGCAAAGTCTCCCCACTCTGAGGTCGATGAATCTCTAGAGTTACTTTGCTTCCTTTAGGGCCGCGAATTTTTTTCACCGCATCTTGAATGGTTTGTCCCTCAAGAGCTTGGCCATCAACCTTGATAATTTGGTCTCCAGAACGAATACCTGACTTTTCTGCTGGAGTCCCTTTAATTGGAGAAACAACTGTGACACGTCCATTTTTTAAGGTTACTTCTGTACCGAT encodes the following:
- the uvrA gene encoding excinuclease ABC subunit UvrA, which translates into the protein MAQENIVVRGARVHNLKNIDVTIPRDQFVVVTGLSGSGKSSLAFDTIYAEGQRRYVESLSAYARQFLGQMDKPDVDSIDGLSPAISIDQKTTSRNPRSTVGTVTEIYDYLRLMFARIGHAFCPEHGTEIKSQTIQQMVDRVLELPERSKLQILAPVVKGRKGEHVKLLQEIGRQGFVRVRIDGEMQELNDEIQLEKNKKHTIEVVVDRIVVKEGIETRLADSMETALKLSGGELLVDVIGEEELFFSQNLACPICGYSIAELSPRMFSFNSPFGACTTCDGIGHRMEIDPGLMVPDETLSLAKGAIEPWSSSTSTYYPQLLQAVCKHFEIDYDAPFETLSKKQQDLILYGSKEKFPFHYTNDMGFSRNTNTQFEGVVHNLERRYKETASEMIREQMETYMSIKPCPACKGARLKKEMLHVLIGEKNIDQVTKMSISEALEFCEQIRLTEKEEQIARQVLKEIRARLGFLVNVGLDYLTLNRAAGTLSGGEAQRIRLATQIGSSLMGVLYILDEPSIGLHQRDNTRLIQTLEKMRDLGNTLIVVEHDEDTMMAADYILDIGPGAGAHGGQVIAAGTPQEVMENPNSLTGQYLSGKKFIPLPTERKEPNGKWLEIIKASENNLRNVSVRIPLGIFTVVSGVSGSGKSTLVNEILLKSLSRQLHRSKVLPGKHKEIKGLDHLDKVINIDQSPIGRTPRSNPATYTGVFDDIRDVFAKTQEAKVRGYQKGRFSFNVKGGRCEACRGDGIIKIEMHFLPDVYVPCEQCKGKRYNRETLEIRYKGKNVADVLDMTIEEGLEFFSNIPKIKRKIQTLYDVGLSYMKLGQPATTLSGGEAQRVKLASELHKRSTGRTLYILDEPTTGLHIDDIARLLKVLHRLVENGDSVIVIEHNLDVMKTADYMIDLGPEGGKGGGLIVATGTPEEIMEVEGSYTGQYLRPLIERDRKRMEASVTKEELLV
- the uvrB gene encoding excinuclease ABC subunit UvrB, translating into MEQKFQLVSSYQPQGDQPKAIEKLTSGIRKGKKFQTLLGATGTGKTFTIAHTIAEVNKPTLVIAHNKTLAAQLCGELKEFFPNNAVEYFVSYYDYYQPEAYIPQTDTFIEKDSSINDEIDKLRHSATSALFERRDVIIVSSVSCIYGLGSPSEYRDLVLSLRVGMEKDRNDILRNLVDIQYERNDINFTRGTFRVRGDVVEIFPISRSEQAVRVEFFGDEIERIREIDVLTGEILGDREHVAIFPASHYVTSPEVMERALKNIEAELEERLTEFRENGKLLEAQRLEQRTRYDMEMMREVGFCSGIENYSRHLVGNKPGEPPYTLIDFFPDDFLIVVDESHVTIPQIHGMYNGDQARKNVLVEHGFRLPSAKDNRPLQFPEFEKKINQLVFVSATPGVFEQEHSPDVIEQIIRPTGLLDPEIQVRPIKGQIDDLISEIHKRIERDERVLVTTLTKKMSEDLTDYLKEIGIKVRYLHSDIKTIERMEILRDLRLGEFDVLIGINLLREGLDLPEVSLVAILDADKEGFLRAERSLIQTIGRAARNANGQVIMYADKITKSMKIAIDETNRRREIQERHNTEHGITPQTIRKEIRKVIEATKVAEDKEKYGTTKPLHKLNKTERQKTITQMEKEMKQAAKDLQFERAAELRDLILELKTEGA
- a CDS encoding PDZ domain-containing protein, with the protein product MIDRLLLVGKEWFYIFQEPLWYLALILSLFLLLRATMEEWHQFGRPLFSPFTRMLRMILISLVSGFVLSLILSSFAFHFEKEEVFGIWLLTLLLATTRTRFADLMYSVGTFGLLHLLVVEWFSQIPLLKEEYPTILAIFSSFTLSDWLWIAAGVSFCKFFLIRLDGTHFEKLLIHTVEDEQSVNGFSTRALWPLGIVLPIGSGWLPIPIIASYSTYNLSKPSKQNKRLTSTLSLGFALFFLLCTYLSSFYSMFLWITTILAFLGPEAFYQIRKYQEKRRRPLFVSDEKGLKVIAVVPNSPADLLGIKAGDIIHRVNGELVQSEQELRSAVSKTTICKLEILDEQLDSHLLQKVLDEQDEKDLGILGAVPARKIPKRSSSTINPPLSSP
- a CDS encoding S41 family peptidase gives rise to the protein MSWRGKKLGMLLASTAIISSLATAVLVDDNGFFANWLGKTSAVTSSSGEGNFESYTAKLKSTFDKIRTSSIHKVSDQQLIDGAIKGMVQSLNDPYSEYMSSEEAKQFYSELQSSFSGIGTEVTLKNGRVTVVSPIKGTPAEKSGIRSGDQIIKVDGQALEGQTIQDAVKKIRGPKGSKVTLEIHRPQSGETLQITVQRDEIPIRTIEAKMLQDKIGYIEISQFGEKTSSDFFRELENLEKQQIKGLVIDVRGNPGGYLQAVVEIGEKLLPNQKPILMTEDRSGKRETYIAKGEKKPYPITILTDRGSASASEILAASFQESGGYQVIGETSFGKGTVQRGIDFSDQSNLKLTIAKWLTPKGTWIDQHGGTKGVKPNIEVAYPEYYTVTPPVGTKVIRQDENSTQVKNLQVILDALGYNPGRKDGYFDGRTLNAVKSFQQIAGIPATGEVDLETSNRLRDAFEKFIQDPKSDPQLQMAIQTIKKNMK